From the Rhodoferax sp. WC2427 genome, one window contains:
- a CDS encoding aspartate/glutamate racemase family protein, translating to MKTIGLIGGMSWESTIPYYRQINETVKQQLGGLHSAKIILFSVDFFEIERLQHAGDWDAAGAVLADAARALARAGAEGLVLCTNTMHKVAAAIESAVSIPLLHIADPTATAIQAAGFNTVGLLGTRFTMEQDFYRARLQTRHGLRVLVPDAPGRDTVHRIIYEELCLGQTLPASREAYRATMAGLVAQGAQAIILGCTEIGLLVDASDSSVPLFDTTAIHAVSAAQWALQVG from the coding sequence ATGAAAACCATCGGCCTCATCGGCGGCATGAGCTGGGAATCGACCATTCCCTACTACCGCCAGATCAACGAAACCGTCAAACAGCAGCTCGGCGGCCTGCACTCGGCCAAGATCATCCTGTTCAGCGTCGATTTCTTCGAGATCGAGCGCCTGCAGCACGCAGGCGACTGGGACGCCGCCGGGGCCGTGTTGGCCGATGCCGCCCGCGCCCTGGCCCGTGCCGGGGCCGAAGGCCTGGTGCTGTGCACCAACACCATGCACAAGGTGGCGGCGGCCATCGAGTCTGCCGTCAGCATCCCGCTGCTGCACATCGCCGACCCTACCGCCACGGCCATCCAGGCTGCAGGTTTCAACACCGTCGGCCTGCTGGGCACGCGCTTCACCATGGAGCAGGATTTCTACCGCGCCCGCCTGCAAACCCGCCATGGCCTGCGTGTGCTGGTGCCCGACGCGCCGGGCCGCGACACCGTGCACCGCATCATCTACGAAGAACTCTGCCTGGGCCAGACCCTGCCCGCCTCGCGCGAGGCCTACCGGGCCACCATGGCCGGGTTGGTCGCCCAGGGCGCACAGGCCATCATCCTGGGCTGCACCGAGATCGGGCTGCTGGTGGATGCCAGCGACAGCAGCGTGCCACTGTTCGACACCACCGCCATCCACGCCGTCAGTGCGGCGC
- a CDS encoding MOSC domain-containing protein, with amino-acid sequence MQVTHVNIGTARPLMAGGRRVLSGIGKHAVAGPVAVGRMGLAGDEQADLSVHGGLDKAVYAYPGEHYAFWQARRQAQGVSLFDEDLPPGFVGENLTLHGLLEPQVWVGDRLHFPDCSLRVTEPRQPCFKFNAVMGYAGAARDMVRSGACGFYLAVVQPGSIAPGQAFTLEPGRRSLAIAVAFASARR; translated from the coding sequence GTGCAGGTAACCCACGTCAACATCGGCACCGCCCGCCCGCTGATGGCCGGTGGGCGGCGCGTGCTGTCGGGCATTGGCAAGCACGCAGTGGCGGGCCCGGTGGCCGTGGGCCGCATGGGGCTGGCAGGCGACGAGCAGGCCGACCTCAGCGTGCACGGCGGGCTGGACAAGGCCGTCTATGCCTATCCTGGCGAGCACTACGCCTTCTGGCAAGCCCGGCGGCAGGCCCAGGGTGTCAGCCTGTTTGACGAGGACCTGCCGCCCGGTTTTGTGGGTGAAAACCTGACGCTGCACGGCCTGCTGGAGCCGCAGGTGTGGGTGGGCGACAGGCTGCATTTCCCCGACTGCAGCCTGCGTGTCACCGAGCCGCGCCAGCCCTGCTTCAAATTCAATGCCGTGATGGGCTATGCCGGTGCCGCACGCGACATGGTGCGCAGCGGCGCCTGCGGGTTTTACCTGGCCGTGGTGCAGCCCGGCAGCATCGCGCCAGGCCAGGCCTTCACGCTGGAGCCGGGCCGCCGAAGCCTGGCGATTGCGGTGGCATTTGCGAGCGCACGGCGATGA
- a CDS encoding BLUF domain-containing protein, with translation MNTLLSLVYVSSARLPLGEPALEQLLCKARDRNQQNALTGVLLYNGGNFMQYLEGPAPALQETYRRIARDPLHENVIELLLEPIAERSYSRWDMGFARPTGSEMLALSTARWKQTASGTIPTKDTPVGILLLHSFWQTAQR, from the coding sequence ATGAACACACTTCTCAGCCTGGTGTATGTCAGCTCCGCCCGCCTGCCCTTGGGCGAACCCGCATTGGAGCAGCTGCTGTGCAAAGCCCGCGACCGCAACCAGCAGAACGCGCTGACCGGCGTGCTGCTCTACAACGGTGGCAACTTCATGCAGTACCTCGAAGGCCCGGCCCCGGCCCTGCAAGAAACCTACCGGCGCATTGCCCGCGACCCCCTGCACGAGAACGTGATTGAACTGCTTCTGGAGCCGATCGCCGAGCGCAGCTACTCCCGCTGGGACATGGGTTTCGCGCGGCCCACCGGCTCTGAGATGCTGGCCTTGTCTACCGCCCGCTGGAAGCAGACCGCTAGCGGCACCATTCCCACCAAGGACACCCCGGTGGGGATCTTGCTGCTGCACAGCTTCTGGCAAACGGCCCAACGCTAA
- a CDS encoding GGDEF domain-containing protein: protein MRLAEPMQHPDQALQTLCHGMDFMPVPLLISRVGNSAGRSAAGPREQFYLNKAFTAQIGYSLGDIPDSHSWFEKAYPDPDYRASVIASWQAKIAESREKGLPTAEVQALVQCHNGHKRWFIITVELHSPVWPDYYMVAFRDVHDLCHALEENNRLSRTDTLTGLPNRREAQERLEQEWRRYQRVDSEFSVLLCDIDHFKSVNDELGHPAGDMALRAVAQQLAQTCRTVDCVSRWGGEEFLIILPATPIHHAADLAERLRLGIATRTIDAGRSQLSLRLSIGCASMLPRQSIDLLIDRADTALYRAKATGRNRVCTALIHAV, encoded by the coding sequence ATGCGACTAGCCGAACCAATGCAGCACCCTGACCAGGCGCTCCAAACCCTGTGCCACGGCATGGATTTCATGCCGGTCCCCCTGCTGATCTCCCGGGTTGGCAATTCTGCCGGTAGATCGGCTGCCGGGCCGCGCGAACAGTTCTACCTCAACAAAGCCTTTACCGCCCAGATCGGCTACAGCCTGGGCGACATCCCCGACAGCCATAGCTGGTTTGAAAAAGCCTACCCCGACCCCGATTACCGAGCCAGTGTCATCGCCAGTTGGCAAGCCAAGATCGCCGAGAGCAGGGAAAAAGGGCTGCCCACGGCCGAAGTGCAGGCGCTGGTGCAGTGCCATAACGGCCACAAGCGCTGGTTCATCATCACGGTCGAACTCCACTCACCGGTCTGGCCCGACTACTACATGGTCGCCTTTCGCGACGTGCACGACCTGTGCCACGCGCTGGAAGAAAACAACCGCCTGTCGCGTACCGACACCCTCACCGGCCTGCCCAACCGGCGCGAAGCCCAGGAGCGGCTGGAGCAGGAATGGCGGCGCTACCAGCGGGTGGACTCGGAGTTTTCGGTGCTGCTGTGCGACATCGACCACTTCAAAAGCGTCAACGACGAGCTCGGCCATCCGGCAGGCGACATGGCCTTGCGCGCCGTGGCCCAGCAACTCGCCCAAACCTGCCGCACGGTGGACTGCGTGAGCCGCTGGGGCGGTGAAGAATTCCTCATCATCCTGCCCGCCACCCCGATCCACCACGCCGCCGACCTGGCCGAACGCCTGCGCCTTGGCATCGCCACGCGCACCATCGACGCGGGCCGCAGCCAGCTCTCTCTGCGCCTGAGCATTGGCTGCGCCAGCATGCTGCCGCGCCAAAGCATCGACCTGCTCATCGACCGCGCCGACACCGCCCTCTACCGCGCCAAGGCCACGGGACGCAACCGTGTCTGCACCGCACTGATCCACGCCGTATGA